From Dehalococcoidia bacterium, a single genomic window includes:
- a CDS encoding class I SAM-dependent methyltransferase, translating to MNDEDRAIALGNPSSVWRFGQERRLALIRQFSPLEGRRVLDIGCGIGKYVHAFRRFTDEAYGVEFDRARAVEAGRTLPFIVQAASEFLPFADNTFDMVLLHEVIEHVFDDRETIREAHRVTKWGGTIVIFAPNRLFPFETHGAYLPGRGYVFGNIPLLGYLPSPLRNRLAPHVRAYLPGAIRRLFRGLPGRVVVETAIYPGFDNIAARRPRLGALLRRVLYALERSPLKWFGLSHYVVVRKQF from the coding sequence GTGAACGACGAGGATCGCGCGATCGCGCTAGGAAACCCAAGCTCTGTCTGGCGCTTCGGCCAAGAGCGCCGGCTCGCCTTGATCCGCCAGTTCAGCCCCCTCGAAGGCCGGCGCGTGCTCGACATCGGCTGCGGGATTGGGAAGTATGTCCACGCCTTTCGGCGCTTCACCGACGAAGCGTACGGCGTCGAGTTCGACCGCGCGCGCGCCGTCGAAGCCGGACGAACGCTGCCTTTCATCGTTCAAGCCGCCTCGGAGTTTCTGCCGTTTGCCGACAACACCTTCGACATGGTGCTGCTCCACGAAGTGATCGAGCACGTCTTCGACGATCGCGAGACGATCCGCGAAGCGCACCGCGTCACCAAATGGGGCGGCACGATCGTGATCTTTGCGCCAAACCGGCTCTTTCCCTTTGAAACGCACGGGGCCTACCTGCCAGGCCGCGGCTATGTCTTCGGCAACATCCCTCTTCTCGGCTACCTTCCCTCGCCGCTGCGCAACCGCCTCGCGCCGCATGTGCGCGCCTACCTTCCCGGCGCTATTCGCCGACTGTTCCGCGGCCTTCCGGGCCGGGTCGTTGTCGAGACGGCGATTTACCCGGGCTTCGACAACATCGCCGCGCGCCGACCCCGTCTCGGCGCGCTGCTGCGGCGCGTCCTCTACGCCCTCGAGCGTTCCCCGCTCAAATGGTTTGGGCTGTCGCACTACGTCGTCGTCCGCAAACAGTTCTGA
- a CDS encoding thymidylate synthase, with protein sequence MVLNAQGTTYTYQTLTVGDPANPIGICTLWTPQEKVARVLQPSEYGRIGNLYSRDGINHIIRNVLADPVVRYIVVCGVDLTGSGEAFLKFAQNGIDEEYRIIGDVGLIDRALPRDAIEDFRRSVQLIDRRGPLDPERLRETLRALPYLPPFAPPRVFPITEPQADVFPAEGPGMVARGRRVADVWVEALRLVMQFGVIHDGPFGGRQKDLADLLLVVSDERPEAPHLPPWLPVTPNYLEEIAYPLLLSPTPPPELADTEGQRLFDYGGRDQIASLIATLRDHPGTHAATAALWDPHRDPARPTAPNLMLIQARRRAGALLLTAYLRSVDLYRSWPETAFTLRRLQRLIADSVGQLKLGSLSTLIHAAYIADDAWDLARDVIEQRQRRTPRRPRQEERDPRGSFVIRVEDGAIVVVHYSPQGVRLQEFRGTSAAELALQIKPYFSQIDHALHIGGELAKAEIALRTPGAVYLQDHPLRLPEPVRR encoded by the coding sequence ATGGTTCTCAACGCGCAAGGCACGACCTACACCTACCAAACGCTCACCGTTGGCGACCCCGCGAACCCCATCGGCATCTGCACGCTCTGGACACCGCAGGAGAAAGTAGCGCGCGTGCTCCAGCCGAGCGAATACGGCCGAATCGGCAATCTGTATTCGCGCGACGGCATCAACCACATCATCCGTAACGTGCTCGCCGACCCGGTCGTGCGCTACATCGTCGTCTGCGGGGTCGACCTCACTGGCAGCGGAGAGGCGTTCCTCAAGTTCGCCCAGAACGGCATTGACGAGGAATACCGGATCATCGGCGATGTCGGCCTGATCGACCGCGCCCTCCCGCGCGACGCAATCGAGGACTTCCGGCGCTCTGTCCAGCTGATCGACCGCCGCGGGCCTCTCGATCCAGAGCGTCTGCGGGAGACCCTGCGCGCGCTGCCCTACCTCCCCCCCTTCGCGCCGCCCCGCGTTTTTCCGATCACCGAACCCCAAGCAGATGTCTTTCCCGCGGAAGGGCCGGGGATGGTCGCGCGCGGCCGGCGCGTCGCTGACGTCTGGGTCGAGGCGCTGCGCCTTGTGATGCAGTTTGGCGTCATTCACGATGGGCCGTTCGGCGGCCGCCAGAAAGACCTTGCGGACCTGCTGCTCGTTGTCAGCGACGAGCGCCCCGAGGCACCTCACCTGCCGCCGTGGCTGCCGGTGACGCCGAACTACCTCGAAGAGATCGCCTATCCGCTCCTCCTTTCGCCCACCCCGCCGCCGGAGCTGGCCGACACCGAAGGACAGCGGCTTTTCGACTACGGCGGCCGGGATCAGATCGCCAGCCTCATCGCCACGCTGCGCGACCACCCCGGCACCCACGCCGCCACTGCCGCCCTCTGGGACCCCCACCGCGACCCAGCGCGGCCGACCGCCCCCAACCTCATGCTCATTCAAGCGCGCCGGCGGGCAGGAGCGCTTCTCCTCACCGCCTACCTGCGGTCGGTCGATCTCTACCGCTCATGGCCTGAGACCGCCTTCACGCTGCGCCGTCTCCAGCGCCTAATCGCCGACAGCGTCGGGCAGCTGAAGCTCGGTTCTCTCTCTACGCTGATCCACGCGGCCTACATCGCCGACGACGCCTGGGACCTCGCCCGCGACGTGATCGAGCAGCGGCAGCGCCGCACCCCGCGCCGGCCGCGCCAAGAGGAGCGCGACCCCCGCGGCTCATTCGTCATTCGAGTTGAAGACGGCGCGATCGTCGTCGTCCACTATTCGCCGCAGGGCGTCCGCCTGCAGGAGTTTCGCGGCACAAGCGCGGCCGAGCTGGCGCTCCAGATCAAGCCGTACTTTTCCCAGATCGACCACGCGCTCCACATCGGCGGGGAACTCGCCAAGGCGGAGATCGCGCTCCGCACCCCGGGTGCCGTCTACCTTCAGGACCACCCGCTGCGCCTTCCCGAGCCGGTTAGGCGCTAG